Proteins found in one Flavobacterium channae genomic segment:
- a CDS encoding aspartate kinase yields the protein MKIFKFGGASVKDAEGVKNVLHVLNTVGHEDVLLVISAMGKTTNALEVVIKNYFEKSKELHASLQEVRKYHNQILLDLFEDEDHDVFFDVNAHFDDLEYFIRSNKSPNYNFVYDQVVSIGELVSTTIVSHYFNSQGLINNWIDVRPLIKTDNNYRDGQVDWETTQKLISKGVKKKTLNITQGFLGSDENNFTTTLGREGSDYTAAIFAYCLGAESVTIWKDVPGVLNADPRYFENAILLNQISYREAIELAFYGASVIHPKTLQPLQKKEIPLFVKSFINPTLPGTSVSRGADLIPQTSCFIVKKNQLLLSLSSIDFDFIMENHISEIFGLFSKYKIKVNLIQNTAISFSVCIEDKYNNFEELRKVLAKKFKVAYNENVSLYTIRYFDENAAKVVETNKTILLRQISRETMQVITKE from the coding sequence ATGAAAATTTTTAAATTTGGAGGTGCATCAGTTAAAGATGCCGAAGGCGTAAAAAACGTATTACATGTTTTAAACACTGTAGGACATGAAGATGTTTTATTAGTAATTTCTGCAATGGGAAAAACCACAAATGCATTAGAAGTGGTTATCAAAAACTATTTTGAAAAATCTAAGGAATTACATGCATCACTTCAAGAAGTACGAAAGTACCACAACCAAATTTTACTAGACTTATTTGAAGACGAAGATCATGATGTATTTTTTGATGTAAACGCACATTTCGACGATTTAGAATATTTCATTCGTAGCAATAAATCACCAAACTATAACTTCGTTTACGATCAAGTTGTAAGTATTGGAGAATTGGTATCAACTACGATTGTAAGTCATTATTTCAATTCGCAAGGATTAATAAACAATTGGATTGATGTTCGTCCGTTGATTAAAACCGACAACAATTATCGAGATGGACAAGTTGATTGGGAAACCACTCAAAAACTAATCTCAAAAGGGGTTAAAAAGAAAACTCTAAACATCACACAAGGATTTTTAGGTTCTGATGAGAATAATTTCACTACTACTTTAGGTCGTGAAGGTTCGGATTACACTGCTGCAATTTTTGCTTATTGTTTAGGAGCAGAAAGTGTTACTATTTGGAAAGACGTTCCAGGCGTTTTAAATGCCGATCCAAGATATTTTGAAAATGCGATTTTGTTGAACCAAATTTCTTATAGAGAAGCAATCGAGTTGGCTTTTTACGGAGCTTCGGTAATTCACCCAAAAACACTACAACCTTTACAGAAAAAGGAAATTCCGTTATTTGTAAAATCGTTTATTAACCCAACATTACCTGGAACAAGTGTATCTAGAGGTGCCGATTTGATTCCGCAAACTTCTTGTTTTATTGTAAAGAAAAACCAATTGTTATTATCGTTATCATCTATTGATTTCGATTTTATCATGGAAAATCATATCAGTGAGATTTTTGGATTGTTTTCAAAATATAAAATCAAAGTAAACTTAATTCAAAATACAGCAATTAGTTTCTCGGTTTGTATTGAAGATAAATACAACAACTTTGAAGAATTAAGAAAAGTATTGGCTAAAAAATTCAAAGTAGCGTACAACGAAAATGTATCGCTTTATACTATTAGATACTTTGATGAAAATGCTGCTAAAGTAGTTGAAACAAACAAAACGATATTGTTACGCCAAATTTCGAGAGAAACAATGCAAGTGATTACGAAGGAGTAA
- a CDS encoding GNAT family N-acetyltransferase: MTIRKATKNDMPSVLELIQELAVFEKEPDAVVVTVKDLVRDGFSENPLFQCFVAEVDNAIIGMALYYYRYSTWKGKTIHLEDLIVKESKRGTGAGFALYKEIIKQGKAENVRRIEWNVLDWNTPAIDFYEKSGAKLIGDWRVVHMDEKGIEQFLNTTI, from the coding sequence ATGACAATTAGAAAAGCAACAAAAAACGACATGCCTTCCGTATTAGAATTGATACAAGAATTGGCTGTTTTTGAAAAAGAACCTGATGCCGTTGTAGTTACGGTTAAAGATTTGGTTCGCGATGGTTTTTCTGAAAATCCACTTTTTCAATGTTTCGTTGCCGAAGTTGACAATGCAATTATTGGAATGGCTTTGTACTATTACCGTTATTCAACTTGGAAAGGAAAAACCATTCATTTAGAAGATTTAATTGTAAAAGAAAGCAAACGTGGAACAGGTGCCGGATTTGCGCTTTACAAAGAAATCATTAAACAAGGAAAAGCCGAAAACGTTCGCCGTATCGAATGGAATGTTTTAGACTGGAACACACCCGCGATTGATTTTTATGAAAAATCGGGAGCAAAATTAATAGGAGATTGGCGTGTAGTACACATGGACGAAAAAGGAATTGAACAATTTTTAAACACAACTATATAA
- the fbp gene encoding class 1 fructose-bisphosphatase: MEERNKTLGEFIIEHQNSFQYSTGELSRIINSIRLAAKVVNYKVNKAGLVDIVGAAGEQNVQGEDQQKLDVYANEVFIQTLINREIVCGIASEENDDFITVAGSDNSHNNKYVVLMDPLDGSSNIDVNVSVGTIFSVFRRITPVGTPVTLEDFLQPGINQVAAGYVIYGTSTMLVYTTGHGVNGFTLNPAIGTFYLSHPNMKYSEDGKIYSINEGNYVHFPQGVKDYIKYCQLEEGDRPYTSRYIGSLVSDFHRNMIKGGIYLYPTSSKAPNGKLRLLYECNPMAFIAEQAGGKASDGFKRIMEIQPTELHQRVPFFCGSKNMVEKAEEFMAKAK, from the coding sequence ATGGAAGAAAGAAATAAGACTTTAGGCGAATTTATTATTGAACATCAAAATTCGTTTCAGTATTCAACAGGGGAATTATCACGTATTATCAACTCAATACGATTAGCTGCTAAAGTAGTTAATTATAAGGTAAATAAGGCAGGATTAGTTGATATTGTTGGTGCTGCTGGAGAGCAAAACGTACAAGGTGAAGATCAGCAAAAATTAGATGTTTATGCTAACGAAGTTTTTATTCAAACGTTAATTAATAGAGAAATTGTTTGTGGTATTGCTTCAGAAGAGAATGATGATTTTATAACAGTTGCTGGGTCAGATAATTCACACAACAATAAATATGTAGTTTTGATGGATCCTTTGGATGGATCTTCAAATATTGATGTAAATGTTTCAGTAGGAACGATTTTTTCAGTTTTCAGAAGAATTACACCAGTAGGAACTCCAGTAACTTTAGAAGATTTCTTGCAGCCGGGAATTAATCAAGTGGCGGCAGGTTATGTAATTTATGGAACATCAACTATGTTGGTTTATACAACTGGTCACGGTGTAAACGGATTTACTTTAAATCCTGCAATTGGGACTTTCTATTTGTCGCATCCCAACATGAAATATTCGGAAGATGGAAAAATTTATTCGATTAACGAAGGGAATTATGTTCATTTCCCACAAGGTGTTAAAGACTACATCAAATATTGTCAGTTAGAAGAAGGCGACAGACCTTACACGTCAAGATATATCGGAAGTTTAGTTTCTGATTTTCATAGAAACATGATTAAAGGTGGAATTTACTTATATCCAACTAGTTCAAAGGCACCAAATGGGAAATTACGTTTGCTTTATGAATGTAATCCAATGGCGTTCATTGCTGAACAAGCAGGAGGAAAAGCTTCAGACGGTTTCAAAAGAATTATGGAAATTCAACCAACAGAATTACACCAACGCGTTCCATTTTTCTGCGGAAGTAAAAACATGGTAGAAAAAGCAGAAGAGTTTATGGCGAAAGCGAAGTAA
- a CDS encoding tellurite resistance TerB family protein → MSISDLFDSGFRNRNKGHFSAIVRVALSDGTITSEEKQFLDKLAIKLEISQAEYEEILENPLKYPVNPPLMHAHRLERLYDLARMVYADHILGEKQQDLLTRFALALGFTAGNVGYIVDKALKLVEMNVDLDTFTYEMQHMNR, encoded by the coding sequence ATGTCAATTTCAGATTTATTCGATAGCGGTTTTAGAAACAGAAATAAAGGTCATTTTTCAGCAATTGTAAGAGTGGCTTTATCTGACGGAACTATCACTTCAGAAGAAAAACAATTCTTAGATAAATTAGCTATCAAATTAGAAATTTCTCAAGCGGAATACGAAGAAATTTTAGAAAACCCTTTAAAATATCCTGTAAATCCACCATTAATGCATGCACACCGTTTAGAGCGTTTGTATGATTTAGCAAGAATGGTTTATGCAGATCATATTTTAGGAGAAAAACAACAAGATTTACTAACTCGTTTTGCTTTAGCTTTAGGATTTACTGCTGGAAACGTAGGTTATATTGTAGACAAAGCATTAAAATTAGTAGAAATGAATGTTGATTTAGATACATTCACATACGAAATGCAACACATGAACAGATAA
- a CDS encoding HupE/UreJ family protein, whose protein sequence is MSEFWMYFNIGLKHVLDINAYDHVLFLIALMVPYAFKDWKNVFVLVSLFTLGHTLALLLSVYGIVQIQANLVEFLIPITILITAIFHLFTAGKSSKNESITFVAIVTLFFGIIHGLGFSNYFKAILPGKTSDKLLPLLEFALGIEAAQIIVVLMVLIISYVVQTFFRFSKRDWALVMSAFIIGVVLPMIIESEIWNR, encoded by the coding sequence ATGTCAGAATTTTGGATGTATTTTAATATTGGTCTAAAGCATGTATTAGATATTAATGCATACGATCATGTTCTTTTTTTAATTGCTTTAATGGTGCCTTATGCCTTTAAAGATTGGAAAAATGTTTTTGTTTTAGTCTCGCTTTTTACACTTGGGCATACATTGGCTTTGTTGTTGTCAGTTTACGGAATTGTACAAATTCAAGCCAATTTAGTTGAGTTTTTAATTCCAATTACCATCTTAATTACAGCTATTTTTCATTTGTTTACCGCAGGTAAATCTTCAAAAAATGAAAGCATCACATTTGTGGCAATAGTCACTTTGTTTTTTGGAATTATTCACGGATTAGGATTTTCTAATTATTTCAAAGCTATTTTGCCAGGAAAAACTTCAGATAAGTTACTGCCTCTTTTAGAATTTGCATTAGGAATAGAAGCTGCTCAAATTATAGTAGTTTTGATGGTATTAATCATTTCATACGTAGTACAAACTTTTTTCCGTTTTTCAAAAAGAGATTGGGCATTAGTTATGTCAGCATTTATAATTGGTGTAGTTTTGCCAATGATTATTGAAAGCGAAATTTGGAACAGATAA
- a CDS encoding deoxycytidylate deaminase, with translation MKKEKKEKYDKAYLRIAKEWGNLSYCQRKKVGAIIVKGKMIISDGYNGTPSGFENCCEDEDNVTKWYVLHAEANAILKVARSTQSCEDATLYITLSPCKDCSKLIHQSGIKRVVYHQEYKDTSGVDFLRKAGVEVELIEDLG, from the coding sequence ATGAAGAAAGAAAAAAAAGAAAAATACGACAAAGCCTATTTGCGCATTGCCAAAGAGTGGGGAAATTTGTCATATTGTCAACGAAAAAAAGTTGGTGCAATTATTGTTAAAGGTAAAATGATAATTTCTGATGGCTACAACGGAACGCCTTCTGGTTTTGAAAATTGTTGTGAAGACGAAGATAATGTAACCAAATGGTATGTATTACACGCTGAAGCAAATGCTATTTTAAAAGTAGCGCGTTCTACGCAATCTTGTGAAGATGCAACATTATATATTACGCTTTCACCTTGTAAAGATTGTAGTAAATTAATTCATCAATCAGGAATTAAAAGAGTAGTATATCATCAAGAATATAAAGATACTTCAGGTGTTGATTTCTTAAGAAAGGCAGGAGTTGAGGTAGAATTAATAGAAGATTTAGGTTAA
- a CDS encoding S41 family peptidase, with amino-acid sequence MRMNKVYFPIVLAVAVAGGLLLGSKLNPSTENTFLGKNANRNKLNKLIDFIEKEYVDSLNTDSIVDLTVNGILEKLDPHSVYIPKKELAAVEQSMRGDFVGIGVNFYMYNDSVAIIKPVPNGPSEKAGLKAGDRILFADKLQLYNKKLETDTLFSILKGEQGSNVKLTVYRKSEKKKFAVNVTRDVIPIKSVDVAQMLDKTTGYIKINRFAEKTYEEFLAGLTKLKSEGANHIIVDLRDNGGGYLDSAEKIADEFLKNKELIVKTKNKKGNIDSTLATEKGIFETGKVSILINENSASASEVLAGAIQDNDRGLIFGRRSFGKGLVQREMPLGDGSAVRLTVARYYTPSGRSIQKPYEDKGENYFNEFDKRFESGELYEKDKVKIADSLKFKTKKGRIVYGGGGIMPDVFVPYEDAHGSEGLTMLMQSGLVNYFVFEQLDKNRKKFDGISNDDLEIEIKKGNYFNDFKIYMAKGGLLFNLDTQKEKVLFYLQAEFVRQLFNEKAYYQLILKKDNMVNKVLSK; translated from the coding sequence ATGAGAATGAACAAAGTATATTTTCCAATTGTACTCGCAGTAGCTGTTGCGGGCGGTTTGCTATTGGGAAGTAAACTCAATCCTTCTACTGAAAATACATTTCTTGGCAAAAATGCTAACAGAAATAAACTAAACAAACTTATCGATTTTATTGAAAAAGAATATGTTGATAGTTTAAATACAGATTCTATTGTTGATCTAACCGTAAATGGAATTTTAGAAAAATTAGATCCACATTCAGTTTACATTCCTAAAAAGGAATTAGCCGCTGTCGAACAAAGTATGCGTGGTGATTTTGTTGGTATTGGCGTTAATTTTTATATGTACAACGATTCGGTTGCCATCATTAAACCTGTTCCAAACGGACCTTCAGAAAAAGCGGGTTTAAAAGCCGGAGATCGCATATTATTTGCGGATAAACTACAGCTATACAATAAAAAGTTAGAAACTGATACATTGTTTTCTATCCTAAAAGGTGAGCAAGGTTCTAACGTAAAATTGACCGTTTACAGAAAATCTGAAAAGAAAAAATTTGCTGTAAATGTTACACGTGATGTTATTCCAATAAAAAGTGTTGATGTAGCCCAAATGTTAGATAAAACTACGGGATATATCAAAATCAATCGTTTTGCTGAAAAAACTTATGAGGAATTCTTAGCTGGGTTAACCAAGTTGAAAAGTGAAGGAGCTAATCATATAATTGTCGATTTGCGAGACAATGGTGGCGGTTATTTGGATTCGGCTGAAAAAATTGCTGATGAATTCCTGAAAAACAAAGAATTAATCGTTAAAACCAAAAACAAAAAAGGAAATATAGATTCAACTCTTGCTACAGAGAAAGGAATTTTTGAAACTGGCAAAGTTTCAATTTTAATCAATGAAAATAGTGCTTCTGCCAGCGAAGTTTTGGCTGGTGCAATTCAGGATAACGATAGAGGATTGATTTTTGGAAGACGTTCTTTTGGTAAAGGTTTGGTGCAACGCGAAATGCCTTTAGGTGATGGTTCCGCTGTTCGATTAACCGTAGCAAGATATTACACACCATCGGGTCGTTCTATTCAAAAACCTTATGAAGACAAAGGTGAAAATTACTTTAACGAGTTTGATAAAAGATTTGAAAGCGGCGAATTGTACGAAAAAGACAAAGTCAAAATTGCGGATAGCTTAAAATTCAAAACTAAAAAAGGAAGAATTGTATACGGTGGTGGTGGAATAATGCCGGATGTTTTTGTTCCGTATGAAGATGCGCACGGTTCGGAAGGATTGACAATGTTAATGCAATCTGGATTGGTGAATTATTTTGTTTTCGAACAATTGGATAAAAACCGTAAAAAATTCGATGGAATTTCCAATGATGATTTAGAAATCGAAATCAAGAAAGGAAATTATTTTAATGATTTTAAAATATACATGGCAAAAGGAGGTTTGCTGTTTAATTTGGATACTCAAAAAGAAAAAGTATTATTCTATCTTCAAGCAGAATTTGTTCGTCAACTGTTTAACGAAAAAGCCTATTACCAATTGATTTTAAAGAAAGACAATATGGTGAATAAAGTGTTGAGTAAGTAA
- a CDS encoding FAD-dependent oxidoreductase: MLDVLIIGAGVSGVSCALILGSALNKPFAMDKKIAIVAHQKASSLQNAIFNNAYGIPAGKLGSELLEESLEHLTQSYPHVQQIHGEKVISILGEAGNFTITTNKSSLQTKIVVIAIGSGNPFTIEGLESFVTPHQKAAPEKNRIQLKNTDHLVTEGIYVAGVLAGHRSQLSIAAGSGASVATDILTLWNNGNPVQVHDAIGK; this comes from the coding sequence ATGTTAGATGTTTTAATTATTGGCGCTGGTGTTTCTGGCGTTTCGTGTGCTTTGATTTTGGGTTCAGCCCTAAACAAACCTTTTGCTATGGATAAAAAAATTGCAATTGTGGCGCACCAAAAAGCCTCTTCGTTACAAAATGCCATTTTTAATAACGCATACGGAATTCCCGCAGGAAAATTAGGAAGTGAATTATTGGAAGAGAGTTTGGAACATTTAACCCAATCTTATCCGCACGTACAACAAATTCATGGCGAAAAAGTGATTTCCATTTTAGGAGAAGCTGGAAATTTCACAATTACTACCAACAAATCTTCGCTTCAAACTAAAATTGTTGTAATTGCTATTGGTTCTGGAAATCCTTTTACCATTGAAGGATTAGAATCGTTTGTAACCCCACATCAAAAAGCAGCTCCAGAGAAAAACAGAATTCAATTAAAAAATACCGACCATTTGGTTACCGAAGGTATTTACGTAGCAGGTGTTTTAGCGGGACACAGAAGTCAGTTAAGCATTGCCGCTGGAAGTGGAGCTTCAGTAGCAACGGATATTTTAACGTTGTGGAATAACGGAAATCCGGTGCAGGTGCATGATGCTATTGGGAAATAG
- a CDS encoding MarC family protein encodes MELGINWKDVFTISMILFAVIDIVGSIPIIVDLRSKMGHIQSEKATIVAAIIMIAFLFVGEEILKLIGIDANSFAVAGSFVLFFLALEMILGIRLYKEDNPSTASIVPIAFPLIAGAGTMTTILSLRAAYDKINIIIAIVINVVVVYGVLKSSGKIERLLGTNGLGVIRKVFGVILLAIAVKLFAANVKGLFI; translated from the coding sequence ATGGAATTAGGAATCAATTGGAAAGATGTATTTACCATAAGTATGATTCTTTTTGCGGTAATTGATATAGTAGGAAGCATTCCGATTATTGTTGATTTACGTAGTAAAATGGGGCATATTCAATCTGAAAAAGCGACTATTGTTGCAGCTATTATCATGATTGCTTTTCTATTTGTAGGTGAAGAAATTCTAAAATTAATTGGTATTGATGCCAATTCGTTTGCCGTTGCTGGTTCTTTTGTATTGTTTTTTCTTGCCTTGGAAATGATTTTAGGAATCCGACTTTATAAAGAAGACAATCCAAGCACGGCTTCCATTGTTCCAATTGCATTTCCATTAATTGCCGGAGCAGGAACAATGACAACGATTCTTTCCTTGCGCGCCGCTTATGATAAGATAAACATAATAATTGCCATTGTAATTAATGTCGTGGTGGTTTATGGTGTTTTAAAATCATCAGGTAAAATTGAACGCTTATTAGGAACTAACGGATTAGGTGTAATTCGAAAAGTTTTTGGTGTTATTTTACTTGCAATAGCAGTGAAATTATTTGCTGCAAATGTTAAAGGATTATTTATTTAG
- a CDS encoding DUF3109 family protein encodes MFQLNKTIVSEEILEKEFVCNLSACQGACCVDGDAGAPLDEEETRILAEIFPKVKPFLRPEGIKAIEEQGTHVVSDFGELETPLIDGKDCAYVIFDGKTALCGIEQAYNQGVVDWKKPVSCHLYPIRIKEYSDFAAVNYHKWHICDDACSLGQELGVPVYQFVKEALVRKFGQQWFDELDKVAKELKK; translated from the coding sequence ATGTTTCAGTTAAATAAAACTATAGTTTCGGAAGAAATCTTAGAGAAAGAGTTCGTTTGCAATTTATCGGCATGCCAAGGTGCTTGTTGTGTTGATGGAGATGCAGGTGCTCCCTTAGATGAAGAAGAAACTAGAATTTTAGCTGAAATTTTCCCTAAAGTAAAACCTTTTCTTCGTCCTGAAGGAATTAAAGCTATCGAAGAACAAGGAACTCATGTTGTTTCTGATTTTGGTGAATTAGAAACACCACTTATCGATGGTAAAGATTGCGCTTACGTGATTTTTGATGGTAAAACAGCGCTTTGCGGTATTGAGCAAGCCTACAATCAAGGTGTTGTTGATTGGAAAAAACCAGTTTCTTGTCACTTATATCCTATTCGAATTAAAGAATATTCTGATTTTGCAGCGGTGAATTATCACAAGTGGCACATTTGTGATGATGCATGTTCATTAGGTCAAGAATTAGGTGTTCCAGTTTATCAATTTGTGAAAGAAGCACTGGTTAGAAAATTCGGACAACAATGGTTTGACGAATTGGATAAAGTAGCCAAAGAATTAAAAAAATAA
- a CDS encoding ribonucleotide-diphosphate reductase subunit beta translates to MSIVEPILQENKDRFVIFPIKHQDIWEWYKKQEACIWTAEEIDLHQDLTDWNNKLNDDEKYFIKHILAFFAASDGIVNENLAENFVNEVQYPEAKFFYGFQIMMENIHSETYSLLIDTYVKDEAEKNQLFHAIEVFPAIKEKAQWALKWIESDSFAERLIAFAAVEGIFFSGSFCSIYWLKKRGLMPGLTFSNELISRDEGMHCDFAVHLHRHHIVNKVSKERITEIIVDALNIERKFITESLPVSLIGMNATLMTQYLEFVTDRLLVELGCERVYNASNPFDFMDMISLQGKTNFFEKRVAEYQKAGVMNSDSESSKISFDADF, encoded by the coding sequence ATGTCTATAGTGGAACCTATTTTGCAAGAAAACAAAGATCGATTTGTAATATTTCCTATCAAACACCAAGATATTTGGGAATGGTACAAGAAACAAGAAGCGTGTATTTGGACAGCAGAAGAAATAGATTTGCACCAAGACTTGACTGATTGGAATAATAAACTAAACGATGATGAAAAATATTTCATCAAACATATTTTAGCGTTTTTTGCTGCATCTGACGGAATTGTAAACGAAAACTTAGCTGAAAACTTTGTAAACGAAGTACAATATCCTGAGGCTAAATTCTTTTATGGTTTCCAAATCATGATGGAAAACATTCATAGCGAAACGTATTCGTTATTGATTGATACATATGTAAAAGACGAAGCAGAGAAAAACCAGTTGTTTCATGCAATTGAAGTATTCCCAGCCATCAAAGAAAAAGCACAATGGGCTTTAAAATGGATTGAGTCGGATTCTTTTGCAGAGCGTTTGATTGCGTTTGCAGCTGTTGAAGGAATTTTCTTCTCTGGTTCTTTCTGTTCAATTTATTGGTTAAAAAAACGTGGTTTAATGCCAGGATTAACGTTTTCTAACGAATTAATTTCACGTGATGAAGGAATGCACTGTGATTTTGCAGTTCATTTACACAGACATCATATTGTTAATAAAGTTTCTAAAGAAAGAATTACTGAAATTATTGTAGATGCTTTAAATATCGAAAGAAAATTCATCACGGAATCACTTCCGGTAAGTTTAATCGGTATGAATGCTACTTTAATGACGCAATATTTAGAATTCGTAACGGATAGATTGTTAGTAGAATTAGGTTGCGAAAGAGTTTACAATGCTTCTAATCCATTTGATTTTATGGATATGATTTCATTACAAGGAAAAACCAATTTCTTTGAAAAGCGTGTTGCAGAATATCAAAAAGCAGGAGTTATGAACTCTGATTCAGAATCGAGCAAAATTAGTTTCGACGCTGATTTCTAA